In Nitrospirota bacterium, a single genomic region encodes these proteins:
- a CDS encoding MoaD/ThiS family protein, whose amino-acid sequence MAITVRIPTPLQRLTDGKAEVECSVKNVKELVDALERDYPGMQERLSEGGKIRRFINVYVNDEDIRFLNKEETVLKDGDTISIVPAIAGGS is encoded by the coding sequence ATGGCGATCACCGTGAGGATTCCCACACCGCTGCAGAGGCTGACGGACGGAAAAGCGGAAGTGGAGTGCAGTGTAAAGAATGTCAAAGAGCTTGTTGACGCGCTCGAGAGGGACTACCCTGGCATGCAGGAGCGGCTTTCGGAAGGCGGCAAGATCCGGAGATTCATCAACGTCTATGTGAATGACGAGGACATCCGTTTTCTCAACAAGGAAGAGACCGTGCTGAAGGACGGCGATACGATCTCGATCGTACCGGCTATCGCGGGAGGATCGTAA